From Pseudanabaena sp. PCC 6802, one genomic window encodes:
- a CDS encoding MSMEG_0569 family flavin-dependent oxidoreductase → MTEHYAVAIVGGGQAGLSMSYCLKERGIDHIIFEQNQIGYAWRDRRWDSFCLVTPNWQCQLPGFPYAGNDPHGFMQKDEIVEYIKDYARFVDPPIREGVSVTSARQNKSTDRFEITTSIGDFTADQVIVAVGGYHIPKRPKMAERLPAQIVQIHASEYKNPQSLPDRPILVVGTGQSGCQIAEDLHLAGKKVHLCVGSAPRSPRRYRGKDVVDWLDRMGYYDLTIDDHPQQEKVRAKANHYLTGRDGGREIDLRQFAVAGMQLHGRLIDICDRKLKFSPDLKQNLDGADAVSESIKKTIDNFIQKHQIEAPLEDTYQAVWEPEAEILDLDYVEANIGAVIWCTGYHANFSWVEIPVFDGKGYPGHERGVTTVSGLYFLGLPWLYTWGSGRFSGIARDAQYIADYIAARKKKAVSSGGWSVVNEFLLGS, encoded by the coding sequence ATGACAGAGCATTATGCTGTAGCCATTGTTGGAGGAGGGCAGGCAGGTCTATCCATGAGCTACTGCCTCAAAGAACGTGGCATAGACCATATTATTTTCGAGCAAAACCAGATCGGTTATGCGTGGCGCGATCGGCGTTGGGACTCGTTTTGTCTGGTAACTCCCAACTGGCAATGCCAACTGCCGGGCTTTCCCTATGCCGGGAACGACCCGCATGGGTTTATGCAAAAAGACGAGATTGTCGAGTACATTAAAGATTACGCGCGATTTGTTGACCCACCCATTCGAGAAGGGGTTTCCGTGACAAGCGCGCGCCAAAATAAATCGACCGATCGCTTTGAAATTACAACATCCATTGGAGACTTCACCGCAGATCAGGTCATAGTTGCGGTGGGTGGCTATCACATTCCCAAACGTCCAAAGATGGCGGAACGCCTTCCTGCGCAGATCGTACAAATCCATGCTTCTGAATATAAAAACCCGCAAAGTCTTCCGGATCGCCCCATCCTGGTAGTGGGAACAGGACAATCCGGGTGTCAGATTGCGGAGGATTTACATTTGGCAGGCAAAAAGGTGCATTTATGTGTTGGCAGCGCACCGCGCTCTCCCAGACGCTACAGAGGCAAGGATGTCGTAGATTGGCTGGATCGGATGGGATATTACGATCTAACCATTGACGACCATCCCCAACAGGAAAAAGTGAGAGCGAAAGCAAATCACTATCTCACTGGCCGGGATGGGGGGCGCGAAATCGATCTGCGTCAGTTTGCTGTGGCGGGGATGCAGTTGCACGGTAGACTAATAGATATTTGCGATCGCAAATTGAAATTCAGCCCCGATCTCAAGCAGAATTTAGATGGAGCCGATGCGGTGTCGGAAAGCATCAAAAAAACAATCGACAATTTTATTCAAAAACATCAGATCGAGGCACCCTTGGAAGATACCTACCAGGCTGTTTGGGAGCCTGAAGCAGAAATTCTGGATCTAGACTATGTGGAAGCAAATATTGGCGCAGTAATCTGGTGTACGGGATATCATGCCAATTTTAGTTGGGTTGAAATTCCCGTCTTTGATGGCAAGGGCTATCCAGGTCACGAACGAGGAGTTACGACTGTTTCCGGTCTTTACTTTTTAGGGTTGCCCTGGCTCTATACCTGGGGATCGGGCAGATTCTCAGGCATTGCCCGCGATGCCCAATATATTGCAGATTACATCGCTGCTCGCAAGAAGAAAGCAGTCAGTTCAGGCGGCTGGAGTGTCGTAAATGAATTTTTGCTGGGATCGTGA
- a CDS encoding MSMEG_0572/Sll0783 family nitrogen starvation response protein → MPEVTTPAHKVGDFFVDYEEKVFPDVKAEPGEKALVTFHTVAFEGSIGLVNMLQATRLQRKGFETSILLYGPGVTLGVQRGFPKLGDEAFPGHQNFTNQITKFMSEGGKVYACRFALQALYGHGEPSLIPGIRPINPLDVLDLVLLHRKDGAFILDTWTL, encoded by the coding sequence ATGCCTGAGGTTACAACGCCTGCCCATAAAGTTGGCGATTTCTTTGTAGATTATGAAGAGAAAGTTTTTCCTGATGTCAAAGCGGAGCCAGGAGAGAAAGCCTTAGTCACTTTTCATACTGTTGCCTTTGAAGGATCGATTGGACTTGTAAACATGTTGCAAGCAACTCGCCTGCAACGGAAAGGATTTGAAACCTCTATTTTGTTATATGGCCCAGGCGTAACCTTAGGAGTTCAACGAGGGTTTCCAAAGCTCGGGGATGAAGCCTTCCCAGGACATCAGAATTTCACAAATCAAATCACCAAGTTTATGTCGGAAGGCGGCAAGGTTTATGCCTGTCGCTTTGCTTTGCAAGCACTCTACGGTCACGGCGAACCTTCTCTAATTCCCGGTATTCGCCCCATCAATCCCCTTGATGTGCTCGATCTAGTCCTGCTACATCGTAAAGATGGCGCGTTTATCCTGGATACCTGGACGCTTTAA
- a CDS encoding Nit6803 family nitrilase has product MNNLKIVRAAAVQIAPVLFSRDGTTEKVLEAIAKAAQAGAQLIVFPETIIPYYPYFSFVQPPVLMGKEHMRLYEEAVAIPSAVTDAVGRAARSHGIVVILGVNEREHGSLYNTQLVFDADGTLLLKRRKITPTYHERMVWGQGDGAGLQVVETAVGRLGALACWEHYNPLARFALMAQHEQIHCGQFPGAMVGQIFAEQIEVTMRHHALESGCFVVNATGWLTPEQVSQITPDEKLQKVLSGGCYTAIISPEGTHLCPPIAEGEGMAIADLDFSLIAKRKRMMDSVGHYSRPDLLQLQIDRTVRSSIKPLAELPNTSSNLPLITELTVPEPTFPESIRNNEQTTAHN; this is encoded by the coding sequence GTGAACAATTTAAAAATTGTGCGAGCCGCCGCCGTACAAATCGCTCCAGTTCTATTTAGTCGGGATGGTACAACGGAAAAAGTTTTGGAGGCGATCGCAAAAGCAGCTCAAGCAGGCGCTCAACTGATTGTTTTCCCAGAAACCATTATTCCCTACTATCCCTATTTTTCCTTTGTTCAACCCCCTGTTCTCATGGGCAAAGAACACATGCGCCTCTATGAAGAAGCGGTTGCGATCCCCAGTGCTGTCACCGATGCGGTCGGTCGTGCGGCGCGATCGCATGGGATTGTCGTGATATTGGGGGTGAACGAACGGGAGCATGGTTCCCTCTATAACACCCAACTCGTATTTGATGCCGATGGCACTCTACTTCTAAAACGGCGCAAAATCACGCCCACCTATCACGAACGCATGGTTTGGGGACAGGGCGATGGCGCTGGATTGCAAGTTGTGGAAACAGCCGTGGGAAGATTGGGCGCTCTGGCTTGCTGGGAGCATTACAACCCTTTAGCTCGCTTTGCTTTAATGGCTCAGCACGAACAAATCCACTGCGGTCAATTTCCAGGTGCGATGGTGGGACAAATTTTTGCCGAGCAGATTGAGGTAACCATGCGACACCATGCTTTGGAATCCGGTTGTTTTGTGGTGAACGCGACGGGCTGGCTTACACCGGAACAGGTCAGTCAAATTACACCGGACGAAAAACTGCAAAAGGTCTTGAGTGGAGGTTGCTATACCGCGATTATCTCACCCGAAGGCACGCATCTCTGCCCTCCTATTGCGGAAGGAGAAGGGATGGCGATCGCGGATCTGGACTTCTCTCTAATTGCAAAGCGCAAGCGCATGATGGATTCGGTTGGACACTATTCCCGCCCCGATCTACTGCAACTGCAAATCGATCGAACAGTGAGGAGCTCCATCAAACCCCTGGCAGAATTGCCCAATACCTCCAGCAACTTGCCATTAATAACAGAGCTAACTGTTCCCGAACCCACTTTCCCTGAATCTATCCGTAACAATGAACAAACAACAGCTCATAACTGA
- a CDS encoding MSMEG_0568 family radical SAM protein, producing MNKQQLITELQSFGLKILDKESGVAGRKGGAGPSDHKAVTIGGTTVMVPIYNNSAAVSPYTVNIQASPGNTILEFKGESISPILFPPHPKFYSLSTADGIPYWKIALLHSQDVLATTVLQTCMRYNNVATACQFCAIGQSLAADRTIARKTPDQLAEVAEAAVRLDGVKHMVMTTGTPNTSDRGAAYLTECAGAIEARVNLPIQAQCEPPDDFIWFERMKGAGIDSLGMHLEAADPEVRARIMPGKATIPLDYYFAAFSSAVQVFGRGQVSTYLLAGLGDSLDTLVATCDRLIQLGVYPFVVPFVPITGTPLAQHPAPRSEFMFAIYERVGDMLKRSSMSSTDIKAGCAKCGACSALSQFEV from the coding sequence ATGAACAAACAACAGCTCATAACTGAACTCCAATCCTTTGGCTTAAAGATATTGGATAAAGAATCTGGGGTCGCTGGCAGAAAGGGCGGTGCAGGTCCCTCCGATCACAAAGCCGTAACGATTGGAGGCACCACTGTTATGGTACCGATCTATAATAATTCTGCTGCCGTATCTCCCTATACGGTCAATATTCAAGCTTCTCCTGGCAATACGATCTTGGAATTTAAAGGGGAAAGTATATCGCCAATTCTTTTCCCCCCACATCCCAAGTTCTACAGCCTCTCCACTGCAGACGGAATTCCCTACTGGAAAATAGCCCTGCTTCACAGTCAAGACGTGCTAGCGACAACAGTGTTGCAAACCTGCATGCGCTATAACAATGTCGCTACCGCGTGCCAGTTTTGCGCGATCGGACAGTCCCTAGCAGCAGATCGCACGATCGCCCGCAAAACCCCAGACCAGTTAGCCGAAGTGGCTGAAGCAGCAGTAAGACTGGATGGAGTGAAACATATGGTGATGACGACCGGAACGCCCAACACCAGCGATCGCGGTGCCGCCTATTTAACAGAGTGCGCCGGAGCGATCGAAGCGCGCGTCAATCTGCCGATTCAAGCTCAGTGCGAACCTCCCGATGATTTCATCTGGTTCGAGCGGATGAAGGGTGCCGGAATCGATAGTTTGGGCATGCATCTGGAAGCAGCCGATCCGGAAGTGAGAGCGAGGATTATGCCTGGGAAAGCCACTATACCTCTAGATTATTACTTTGCCGCATTTTCCAGCGCCGTGCAGGTGTTTGGTCGCGGCCAGGTCAGTACCTATCTGCTTGCCGGGTTAGGGGATAGTTTGGATACTCTGGTGGCGACGTGCGATCGCTTAATCCAACTGGGCGTGTATCCCTTTGTCGTGCCCTTCGTCCCGATTACAGGCACCCCGTTAGCCCAACATCCAGCTCCAAGGAGCGAGTTTATGTTCGCGATATACGAGCGAGTGGGGGATATGTTAAAGCGATCGAGCATGTCTTCCACAGATATCAAAGCCGGGTGCGCTAAGTGCGGCGCTTGCTCGGCGCTCTCTCAGTTTGAAGTATAG
- a CDS encoding MSMEG_0567/Sll0786 family nitrogen starvation N-acetyltransferase, which yields MVSHYEFRLATKLSEIEAYFDLRRAIFAQEQQLFSNNDDWDEIDRTAYPIVAIAIDTQKVVGVVRIYQPEPGLWYGGRLGTHPEYRKGWEIGKGLIYKAVTTANAWGCDRFLATVQLQNVRFFQRLHWQSLEEVTICDRLHHLMEADLSYYPPDPSYLSITSPQEAINASIPRRSTATVA from the coding sequence ATCGTGTCTCACTACGAATTTAGATTAGCGACAAAACTATCGGAAATCGAAGCCTACTTTGACCTGCGGCGGGCGATCTTCGCCCAAGAGCAGCAACTTTTTAGCAACAATGACGATTGGGATGAAATCGATCGAACTGCCTATCCTATAGTGGCGATCGCCATCGATACGCAGAAAGTTGTAGGAGTCGTGCGGATTTATCAGCCGGAACCAGGTCTCTGGTATGGCGGACGCTTGGGTACTCATCCCGAATATCGCAAAGGATGGGAGATCGGCAAGGGCTTGATCTATAAAGCCGTTACTACCGCGAATGCTTGGGGGTGCGATCGCTTCCTCGCTACGGTACAACTGCAAAACGTGCGCTTCTTTCAACGACTGCACTGGCAATCTTTAGAAGAAGTAACCATTTGCGATCGCCTCCATCACCTGATGGAAGCAGATTTGAGTTACTATCCACCCGATCCATCATATCTTTCCATTACATCACCGCAAGAGGCAATCAATGCTAGCATCCCTCGCCGTTCAACTGCGACAGTCGCTTAG
- a CDS encoding sll0787 family AIR synthase-like protein — MLASLAVQLRQSLSLLQKQDIQIAAKFHSSFANKTTSAIRVGDDCAAIPDGDGYLLFAAEGMLPEFLETEPWFAGWSAIMVNASDIYAMGGRPIAVVDTLWSQPQDTARISIDRIWAGMNAAAQAYQIPIVGGHTNCHSTYNALSVAILGRAQKLISSFTARPGDRLLLAIDLRGKPHPHYPFWDAATTAPPERLRQNLAILPHLAEAKLCDTGKDISNGGLIGTVLMLLETSSCGAVLNLDWIPRPDGVSLDRWLLSFPSYGFLLSVRRDRVAAVRDCFQEQDLICAIIGEVEVGAKLTLRSQQEEVLFWDLEQKALTGFGGIKP, encoded by the coding sequence ATGCTAGCATCCCTCGCCGTTCAACTGCGACAGTCGCTTAGTTTGCTGCAAAAGCAGGATATCCAAATCGCGGCAAAGTTCCATTCCTCGTTCGCAAACAAAACTACATCGGCGATAAGAGTGGGTGACGATTGTGCGGCAATCCCAGATGGGGATGGGTATTTGCTATTTGCTGCTGAGGGGATGCTGCCAGAGTTTCTGGAAACCGAACCCTGGTTTGCGGGTTGGTCCGCTATTATGGTGAACGCGAGCGATATTTACGCGATGGGCGGTCGCCCGATCGCTGTAGTCGATACTCTCTGGAGCCAGCCCCAGGATACAGCTAGAATTTCGATCGATCGCATTTGGGCTGGCATGAATGCGGCGGCTCAAGCCTACCAAATTCCCATCGTGGGCGGACATACTAATTGTCACAGTACCTATAATGCTCTCTCAGTGGCAATTTTAGGTCGCGCTCAGAAATTGATTTCCAGTTTTACCGCTCGACCGGGAGATCGCCTTCTGCTTGCCATCGATCTGCGTGGCAAACCCCATCCCCACTATCCCTTTTGGGATGCCGCTACCACTGCCCCCCCAGAGAGACTCCGTCAAAATCTTGCGATTCTGCCCCATCTAGCAGAAGCAAAATTATGCGATACTGGGAAAGACATTAGCAATGGAGGGCTAATTGGCACAGTTTTGATGTTGCTGGAAACCTCGAGTTGCGGTGCCGTTCTGAATTTGGATTGGATTCCTCGTCCAGATGGAGTGTCTTTAGATCGCTGGCTGCTGAGCTTCCCCAGCTACGGTTTTCTACTCAGCGTTCGCCGCGATCGAGTGGCAGCAGTGCGGGATTGCTTTCAGGAACAGGATTTAATTTGCGCAATTATCGGTGAAGTGGAAGTGGGAGCGAAATTGACTCTGCGATCGCAGCAAGAAGAAGTGCTCTTTTGGGATCTCGAACAAAAGGCTCTGACTGGATTTGGTGGAATAAAGCCATGA
- a CDS encoding glycosyltransferase: MYLLNRTADAFVFPSLVEGWGLVVLEAIASGLPAIASDRAPFTEFLSPDLALLVNPNDPGAIAQAMKAILSSDISHALIQNSQSAVAQYTWESSARMHIKHYQTLLDSYA, from the coding sequence ATTTACCTACTCAACCGCACTGCCGATGCTTTTGTGTTTCCATCCCTAGTGGAAGGATGGGGCTTAGTAGTATTAGAAGCGATCGCCTCTGGTCTACCTGCGATCGCTTCCGATCGAGCGCCCTTCACGGAGTTCCTCTCTCCCGATCTAGCTCTGCTCGTCAATCCCAACGATCCTGGAGCGATCGCTCAGGCTATGAAAGCGATCTTGTCGTCCGATATTTCCCATGCATTGATTCAAAACAGTCAGTCTGCAGTCGCTCAGTATACCTGGGAATCTTCTGCTAGAATGCATATTAAACACTATCAAACACTTCTTGATTCCTATGCCTGA
- a CDS encoding MSMEG_0570 family nitrogen starvation response protein codes for MPEIHFKIQWPDGSEETCYSPSLVVKKYFTPSSDYTLKDFVERSRQSLTIASDRVQAKYGMPCSLALGQLQTIEAKSAQFQNLPQPTVRFIEFIDQDE; via the coding sequence ATGCCTGAAATTCATTTTAAAATCCAATGGCCTGATGGTAGCGAAGAGACTTGCTACTCTCCTTCCTTAGTTGTCAAGAAATACTTCACTCCCAGTAGCGATTATACATTAAAGGATTTTGTGGAGCGATCGCGCCAATCTCTCACAATTGCCAGCGATCGGGTTCAGGCGAAATACGGAATGCCCTGTAGTTTGGCTCTCGGACAATTACAGACGATAGAAGCTAAGTCGGCTCAATTCCAGAATCTTCCTCAGCCCACGGTTAGATTTATCGAGTTTATCGACCAGGACGAGTAG
- a CDS encoding NADPH-dependent F420 reductase has translation MNIAFIGVGNVGAPLADRLQDQGHTVAIAARDPQSQKVRDALSRNPNLLVQAPLEAIESAEVVFLATPFAAIEPALTPLKSVLDGKILVDCTNPVGANLTHGLQSQISGSETVQQLVPNARVVKAFTIYGYENFEDSNYPGYGELKPVMLVAGNDFSAKEVVADLCHQLGWEPIDTGNLSMSLHLEHMTLLWINMARVQGRGAGFVWAMLQR, from the coding sequence ATGAATATTGCTTTTATCGGAGTAGGAAATGTGGGCGCGCCGCTTGCAGATCGGCTGCAAGACCAAGGTCATACAGTGGCGATCGCCGCTCGCGATCCTCAGTCCCAAAAAGTTCGAGATGCACTGAGTCGCAATCCTAATTTGCTTGTGCAGGCACCTTTAGAAGCAATCGAGTCAGCCGAAGTGGTATTTTTAGCAACTCCTTTTGCCGCGATCGAGCCTGCCCTAACACCTCTCAAGTCTGTCCTCGACGGTAAGATTTTAGTGGACTGTACCAATCCTGTCGGTGCTAATTTGACCCACGGTTTGCAAAGTCAAATCTCAGGCAGCGAAACCGTTCAGCAATTGGTGCCGAATGCTCGGGTTGTCAAAGCATTCACGATTTACGGCTACGAAAACTTTGAAGATAGCAACTATCCTGGTTATGGAGAGTTGAAACCTGTCATGTTGGTTGCTGGGAATGATTTCTCTGCAAAAGAAGTAGTCGCCGATCTATGCCATCAACTCGGGTGGGAGCCAATTGATACGGGTAATCTTTCCATGAGCCTGCACCTGGAACATATGACTTTATTGTGGATTAATATGGCAAGGGTGCAGGGTCGAGGTGCGGGATTTGTGTGGGCAATGCTACAACGGTAA
- a CDS encoding type 1 glutamine amidotransferase domain-containing protein — METIAKSILLIVANPAMSTTLGVPVGFWASELIHPYDVFVKVGCQVTIASPKGGKVEFDAMSDPRDASGYSKDDLLSLQYINQPEFMQLLENTPAIAALDIGEFDAIVVCGGQSPMFTFRQDTALIQLFSNFYLTGKPTAALCHGTCVLLEVKLPNGAYLIEGKTITGFANSEEDYADRVVGQKVMPFRIEDEAKQLGANFVTKEPFTPHALRDGNLISGQQQNSGAETAKLVLQALGV; from the coding sequence ATGGAGACGATCGCTAAATCTATTCTGCTAATTGTTGCCAATCCTGCGATGTCAACAACGCTGGGAGTACCCGTCGGTTTCTGGGCATCTGAATTAATCCACCCCTATGATGTCTTTGTCAAAGTGGGCTGCCAGGTGACGATTGCTAGCCCCAAGGGGGGCAAGGTGGAATTTGATGCTATGAGCGACCCTCGCGATGCATCGGGTTATTCCAAGGACGATCTTCTTTCACTTCAGTACATCAACCAGCCAGAATTCATGCAATTGCTGGAGAATACACCTGCGATCGCCGCTTTGGATATTGGCGAGTTTGATGCTATTGTCGTGTGTGGTGGACAGTCTCCCATGTTTACTTTCCGTCAAGACACGGCTCTCATTCAACTGTTCTCCAACTTCTATCTCACTGGCAAACCTACGGCAGCTCTGTGCCACGGTACTTGTGTGCTATTAGAAGTTAAACTGCCAAATGGAGCATATTTGATTGAAGGGAAAACTATTACGGGATTTGCCAACAGCGAAGAAGATTATGCCGATCGGGTTGTCGGTCAGAAGGTCATGCCCTTCCGCATCGAAGATGAAGCTAAACAATTAGGAGCTAACTTTGTGACCAAAGAACCCTTTACTCCCCACGCACTCAGAGATGGTAATCTGATCTCAGGGCAGCAGCAAAATTCTGGTGCGGAAACTGCAAAACTGGTTTTACAGGCGTTGGGAGTTTAG
- a CDS encoding LysR family transcriptional regulator, with the protein MNLTSIDLNLLVVFDALMNERQVTRAGESIGLSQPATSNALARLRNLTSDELFIRTRVGLQPTPHAIAIAQHIQPALKQIQAALSLERNFDPMTSDRVFTIGMTDYVEFVLLPSLLSLLGTRAPNIKIQVRSGDRQHLLALLDSGEVDLICGLFPEKVLWHEEQPLFQEKYVCACRYDRPAIGDRLTLDDYLSVSHLLISIQEDMVGRVDKILAERNLKRHISISIPHFLVAPFILSHTDLIATLAKRVANEFSTTQNLKIFPCPLPIEGFSVSMRSHRSTHNHAAHVWLREIITEVARTI; encoded by the coding sequence ATGAATCTTACTAGTATAGATCTCAATTTACTTGTTGTCTTTGATGCGCTGATGAACGAACGCCAGGTTACCCGTGCCGGAGAGAGCATTGGACTCAGTCAACCAGCGACCAGTAATGCCTTGGCACGATTGCGCAATTTAACTAGCGACGAACTATTTATCCGAACCAGGGTTGGGTTACAGCCCACACCTCATGCGATCGCCATCGCCCAGCATATTCAACCCGCACTAAAGCAAATTCAGGCTGCCCTGTCACTAGAACGGAATTTTGACCCCATGACTAGCGATCGGGTCTTTACAATTGGCATGACAGATTATGTCGAGTTTGTATTGCTTCCAAGCCTGCTGTCGCTTCTGGGAACACGGGCTCCCAATATTAAAATTCAGGTGCGATCTGGCGATCGCCAGCATCTCCTTGCCTTATTAGATAGCGGTGAAGTCGATCTTATTTGCGGATTATTCCCAGAGAAAGTTCTCTGGCATGAGGAACAACCTCTCTTCCAGGAAAAATACGTCTGTGCGTGTCGCTACGATCGTCCAGCAATCGGAGATCGTCTTACTTTGGATGATTACCTATCGGTTTCCCATTTATTAATTTCAATTCAAGAGGATATGGTTGGTCGTGTAGATAAAATTTTGGCTGAGCGAAACTTGAAGCGACATATCTCGATTTCTATCCCCCATTTTCTAGTCGCGCCCTTCATTTTGTCTCATACCGACCTAATTGCAACCCTTGCCAAACGAGTAGCGAATGAATTTTCTACTACTCAAAACTTAAAAATCTTTCCATGCCCACTACCTATTGAAGGATTTTCCGTATCGATGCGCTCGCACCGCAGTACTCATAACCACGCTGCACATGTCTGGCTAAGAGAGATAATTACAGAAGTAGCTAGGACAATTTGA